The following coding sequences lie in one Sulfuricella sp. genomic window:
- a CDS encoding HD domain-containing phosphohydrolase, giving the protein MKTLLRRNPAAAALAGLIFLLLLGVWLIFTYVAKERGRDLQSWQTVLGIVADTRFQMVDGWLDTQQSTLRELSENTSLQLYLTQVTVSSPGDEMAAAQAGYLRNLIIATAERTGFSNPETQSPIRANLSPRQGNALALLDLQGRVVTATTGFALNAALAAAATEASRQGSPQVRHLSLASGEPAVAFLVPVPAIQGPGGTKPGMGVLVGIKQARPELYPLLTRKISTYGSEESLLVSRDGESVFYLSPLADGSAPLSKKLAFSTPSLAEAYALTSPGEFTADKRDYRGTQVLLTSRSFRQVPWVLVEKIDAGEALQESSTHRQFLLTSFLLTMSLVAAALIAAWWYGSSAKERKTAEQLRAKSRELEKQSGLLRAISNSTPDMILIADENQHFVFANQALGEATNLKPEDFPGKTLSSVFGAQAAHGFEQLLTKTLKTDQTTSVLQSMEIGNRRGIFHTTAAPLKLGHGSAHSVLCVARDMTETQRTQEKHDELMKNLVCTLMRTVDQHDPYCAGHSERTAQVAVAIGRELNLDNDALEQLELAASLANVGKLLIPKEILTKTEPLSEQEMNTLKQHVQHARDILGGLDFEGPVLEIILQKHEHMDGSGYPRGLRGDQMLLEGRILAVANTFVAMVSARAYRLGLPVEEVLNNLLAPSNANLYDRHVVAALFHVAENRPEWISWREPELKPKWIIEK; this is encoded by the coding sequence ATGAAAACATTGCTCCGCCGAAATCCCGCTGCTGCCGCCCTCGCAGGGCTTATCTTTCTGCTGCTGCTGGGGGTATGGCTGATTTTTACCTATGTCGCCAAGGAGCGCGGCCGGGATCTGCAGTCCTGGCAAACCGTACTTGGCATCGTCGCCGACACGCGTTTTCAGATGGTGGATGGATGGCTTGACACACAGCAGAGCACGCTGCGTGAGCTTTCAGAGAATACCTCGCTGCAACTTTACCTGACTCAGGTCACGGTCTCCAGCCCCGGGGATGAAATGGCCGCAGCACAGGCTGGCTACCTGCGCAACCTGATCATTGCAACCGCCGAACGAACCGGCTTTTCCAACCCTGAGACGCAAAGTCCCATTCGCGCGAACTTGTCTCCACGGCAAGGGAATGCACTCGCGCTGCTGGATTTGCAGGGGCGCGTAGTCACAGCTACAACCGGATTTGCGCTGAATGCCGCGCTGGCCGCTGCTGCCACAGAAGCTTCGCGGCAAGGCTCCCCACAGGTTCGACATCTGAGCCTTGCCTCCGGGGAACCTGCGGTTGCTTTTCTGGTACCTGTTCCCGCCATTCAGGGCCCAGGTGGTACAAAGCCGGGAATGGGTGTTTTGGTGGGCATCAAACAGGCGCGACCGGAACTCTACCCCCTCCTCACCCGAAAAATCTCTACCTATGGCAGCGAGGAATCCCTGCTTGTCAGCCGGGATGGAGAATCAGTCTTCTACCTGAGTCCGCTTGCGGATGGTTCAGCGCCACTGAGCAAAAAACTGGCATTCAGCACACCGAGCCTGGCGGAGGCATATGCACTCACATCGCCAGGAGAATTCACAGCAGATAAACGGGATTACCGGGGAACACAGGTACTTCTCACCAGCCGCTCTTTCAGGCAAGTGCCATGGGTGCTGGTGGAAAAAATCGACGCTGGGGAAGCATTGCAGGAATCCAGTACCCACCGCCAGTTTCTATTAACCTCATTTCTGCTGACGATGTCGCTGGTCGCCGCTGCGCTCATCGCTGCATGGTGGTACGGCAGCAGTGCCAAGGAACGCAAAACCGCGGAGCAACTGAGGGCCAAGAGCCGGGAACTGGAGAAACAGTCAGGCCTGCTGCGAGCCATTTCCAACAGCACCCCGGATATGATCCTCATCGCTGACGAGAATCAACACTTTGTATTTGCGAACCAGGCATTGGGTGAGGCCACCAATTTGAAGCCTGAAGACTTCCCCGGCAAAACGTTATCGAGCGTATTTGGCGCACAGGCAGCGCATGGCTTCGAACAACTACTGACCAAAACACTAAAAACCGACCAGACCACATCTGTGCTGCAATCCATGGAAATCGGCAACCGGCGGGGTATTTTCCATACCACTGCAGCCCCGTTAAAACTGGGGCACGGCTCTGCCCACTCGGTTCTGTGTGTAGCCCGTGATATGACAGAAACACAGCGTACCCAGGAAAAACATGATGAGCTGATGAAAAATCTTGTATGCACCTTGATGCGCACTGTCGATCAGCATGATCCCTATTGCGCAGGACATTCAGAGCGGACGGCTCAGGTAGCGGTTGCCATCGGGCGCGAACTGAACCTCGACAACGATGCCCTGGAACAACTGGAACTGGCAGCAAGCCTCGCAAACGTTGGCAAACTATTGATACCCAAGGAGATTCTAACCAAGACAGAGCCGCTTTCTGAGCAGGAAATGAACACTCTCAAGCAACACGTCCAGCATGCCAGAGACATATTGGGCGGACTGGATTTTGAAGGCCCCGTATTGGAAATCATCCTTCAGAAACACGAGCATATGGATGGCAGCGGCTACCCAAGAGGGTTGCGCGGCGACCAGATGCTGCTGGAAGGCCGCATTCTGGCAGTTGCAAATACGTTTGTCGCGATGGTAAGCGCGCGGGCCTACCGCCTTGGTCTGCCGGTCGAGGAAGTGCTGAATAATTTGCTTGCGCCCAGCAATGCCAACCTGTACGACCGGCATGTTGTCGCGGCATTGTTCCACGTAGCGGAAAACAGGCCCGAGTGGATAAGCTGGCGTGAACCCGAGCTGAAACCCAAGTGGATTATTGAAAAATAA
- a CDS encoding transglutaminase-like cysteine peptidase — protein sequence MTRHFPIFGCLLASCLWILSPLEGLAAGSSIPLFGHQEQQNSGFEIFPLWTAVLQRNERESPQEKKCPDAACPTIDDWKHFLKSLTDKSFAVRVNSINAYANRHRYVLDIDNYGVLDYWATARQLLVRDGDCEDYAITKYTSLRQIGVNPDLMRVVVVQDTNLRIAHAVLALYTANDILILDNQIPEVTSHRAITHYVPVYSINERHWWMHLP from the coding sequence ATGACAAGACATTTCCCGATTTTCGGTTGCTTGCTGGCTTCTTGCCTTTGGATACTGTCGCCTTTGGAGGGGCTGGCGGCCGGCTCCAGTATTCCGCTGTTTGGCCACCAGGAACAGCAAAACTCCGGTTTTGAAATTTTCCCCTTGTGGACGGCCGTATTACAGCGCAATGAGCGCGAAAGCCCCCAGGAAAAAAAGTGCCCGGATGCTGCGTGCCCGACGATAGACGACTGGAAACACTTCCTGAAATCCCTCACTGACAAATCCTTTGCGGTGCGGGTTAATTCCATCAACGCATATGCCAACCGCCACCGCTATGTACTGGACATCGACAACTACGGTGTGCTTGATTACTGGGCCACTGCCCGGCAGCTTCTCGTGCGCGACGGGGATTGTGAAGACTATGCCATTACCAAGTACACCTCGCTACGCCAAATCGGTGTCAACCCTGACCTGATGCGTGTGGTAGTGGTACAGGACACCAATCTGCGTATTGCGCATGCAGTGCTGGCACTCTATACAGCGAACGATATCCTGATTCTCGACAACCAGATTCCCGAAGTGACATCCCATCGCGCAATCACCCACTACGTACCGGTATACTCCATCAACGAACGTCACTGGTGGATGCATTTGCCTTAA
- the rluD gene encoding 23S rRNA pseudouridine(1911/1915/1917) synthase RluD, protein MTESIQKLTDYNRNDPQLQPIQLEIPGACSGLRLDQALSNLLPEYSRSRLQNWIKEGHVSLNGELVSTRQIVWEGDLAEVRTQLAAEELAFHPEDIALDIVHEDDALLVINKPAGLVVHPGSGNWQGTMLNALLHHSPRLAGVPRAGIVHRLDKDTSGLLVVAKTLTAQTDLVRQLQAHTVKREYLAVIQGRPERDGSVDAPIGRHPSQRTKMTVISGGKPAVTHFVVEEWFAHHSLVRCQLETGRTHQIRVHMLHIGHPMFGDPVYAGKGMNTTPALREMMRKFKRQALHATRLGLIHPESGNAMEWRAEVPDDMAQLLAQLRSNAEE, encoded by the coding sequence ATGACCGAATCCATTCAAAAGTTGACCGATTATAACCGAAACGATCCCCAACTCCAGCCCATTCAGCTGGAGATTCCGGGCGCATGCAGCGGGTTGCGCCTGGATCAGGCGCTATCGAACTTGCTGCCGGAATATTCCCGCAGCCGCCTGCAAAACTGGATCAAGGAGGGACATGTCAGCCTGAATGGCGAGCTCGTCTCAACCAGGCAGATCGTTTGGGAAGGCGATCTGGCCGAAGTGCGAACGCAACTGGCAGCGGAAGAGCTGGCTTTCCACCCTGAGGATATAGCACTCGATATCGTGCATGAGGATGACGCGCTGCTGGTGATTAACAAACCTGCCGGGCTGGTTGTTCACCCTGGTAGCGGCAACTGGCAGGGCACCATGCTTAACGCGCTGCTGCACCACTCCCCCCGGCTGGCGGGTGTTCCCCGTGCCGGCATCGTGCATCGGCTCGACAAGGATACCAGCGGTCTGCTGGTGGTGGCCAAAACCCTCACTGCCCAGACCGATCTGGTGCGCCAGTTGCAGGCCCATACGGTAAAACGCGAATATCTTGCCGTTATTCAGGGGCGCCCGGAAAGGGATGGCAGTGTCGATGCGCCGATCGGGCGTCATCCTTCACAACGCACCAAGATGACCGTGATTTCGGGTGGCAAACCGGCCGTGACCCATTTTGTGGTGGAAGAGTGGTTCGCACACCATTCGCTGGTGCGCTGCCAGCTTGAAACCGGGCGGACGCATCAGATCCGGGTACATATGCTGCATATTGGTCATCCCATGTTCGGCGACCCGGTGTATGCGGGCAAGGGCATGAATACCACTCCGGCATTGCGCGAAATGATGAGGAAATTCAAGCGCCAGGCGCTGCATGCCACACGTCTTGGCCTGATTCATCCGGAAAGCGGAAATGCCATGGAATGGCGCGCCGAGGTGCCGGATGACATGGCACAACTGCTGGCGCAATTACGCAGTAATGCGGAGGAATGA
- a CDS encoding transferrin-binding protein-like solute binding protein — protein sequence MKTRKTIIAASIAALLVVPLSVSAKSKWEYHESQWNQVMSYGSVSLAEDSAQQWGPWSEFVQPAAGGPSVVFLPQVAELYRSLPKTDLKDEADPTPIPIPVPVPVDDFCKSGEWCGYAVFQNQSSTWSNNNQEGGEGRNEESNYEYTSTRPHPARIAFALNPDDPSITAGSGTGPGTAAWRIASLSGLTPLFGESGLMPAQFDGKWWSNSSTDEGLHTFYASRSTSSESSYEQAWAYGVPHDYYYWWWYLPTSNNEVAVGWFGREVRNYMSGGNGDGYGGDGSESAVYGYYVAGITTPQAYLDSQRVGNVIATYSGNSMDLSGYQSPVTMTVDFGQAKWSGSWNNGANGSTYTYTAGDGTQHLSGYVGFEASGTISGANIQSTLVTAKDTTAVSGSVQGTFFGQTAGSVGGVHDIVKDNLPHAGVFLVDKETAPK from the coding sequence ATGAAAACGCGTAAAACAATTATCGCAGCCAGTATTGCAGCTCTGTTGGTTGTTCCCCTGTCTGTATCTGCTAAATCAAAATGGGAATACCACGAAAGCCAGTGGAATCAAGTAATGTCATACGGCAGCGTGAGTCTGGCCGAAGATTCGGCCCAGCAATGGGGGCCATGGTCGGAATTTGTGCAACCGGCAGCAGGTGGACCATCGGTCGTGTTCCTGCCCCAGGTGGCTGAGTTGTATCGGTCATTGCCGAAGACAGACCTAAAGGATGAGGCAGATCCAACGCCAATTCCAATTCCAGTGCCAGTTCCAGTGGATGATTTCTGCAAATCCGGCGAGTGGTGCGGTTATGCAGTATTCCAAAACCAATCTAGCACCTGGAGCAATAACAATCAGGAAGGTGGCGAGGGGCGGAATGAGGAGAGCAATTATGAATACACTTCTACCCGTCCACATCCCGCAAGGATTGCTTTTGCACTGAACCCGGATGATCCTTCGATCACTGCGGGTAGTGGTACTGGGCCGGGTACGGCCGCATGGCGGATCGCTTCTCTTAGTGGCTTGACGCCCCTGTTTGGTGAGTCGGGCTTGATGCCTGCCCAATTTGACGGCAAATGGTGGTCGAACAGTAGCACCGATGAAGGGCTGCATACTTTTTATGCAAGTCGCTCTACCAGTTCAGAAAGCAGCTATGAGCAAGCATGGGCCTATGGGGTTCCGCATGATTACTATTACTGGTGGTGGTACCTCCCAACCAGTAATAACGAAGTGGCGGTTGGCTGGTTCGGGCGTGAAGTGCGCAACTATATGTCCGGCGGCAACGGTGATGGCTATGGTGGCGACGGTAGCGAATCCGCGGTTTACGGTTACTATGTGGCTGGCATTACTACGCCTCAGGCTTATTTGGATTCGCAACGCGTTGGCAATGTAATTGCAACCTACTCAGGTAACAGTATGGACCTGAGTGGATACCAGTCGCCTGTCACCATGACGGTAGACTTTGGTCAGGCCAAGTGGAGCGGCAGTTGGAATAACGGGGCGAATGGCTCCACTTATACCTATACTGCTGGCGATGGCACGCAGCATCTTTCCGGCTATGTTGGCTTCGAAGCCAGTGGAACGATCAGTGGTGCCAATATCCAGTCCACCCTCGTGACTGCCAAAGACACTACGGCGGTGTCCGGATCTGTTCAGGGGACTTTCTTCGGTCAAACGGCAGGTTCAGTCGGTGGTGTACATGACATCGTGAAGGACAATCTGCCACATGCCGGCGTGTTCCTGGTAGATAAAGAGACAGCACCTAAATAA
- a CDS encoding efflux RND transporter periplasmic adaptor subunit, with the protein MKTRTIIVLLVLVSSIALGAGYWLGMKQTGAAPATPDAVKIERKVLYYRNPMGQPDTSPVPRQDEMGMDYIPVYADEASGNPDMAGQVTISPEKIQKLGVRTEAAALRELARTVHAVGRVEADERLTYTISPKFEGWIERLHVNTTGALVVRGQPLLEVYSPELVSAQKEYAIALQGQQSLLNASPEARAGMKQLADASLARMKNWDISAEQLKAMSQNPETRHTLTYRSPASGVVMEKKAVQGMRFMPGDVLYQIADLSSVWVLADVFEQDMALVRPGQMARVRFNAYPGKGFEAKLTYVYPTLNAQTRTIPVRLEMANPGMQLKPAMYADIELSVPGRGKVLTIPASAVIHGGQRQSVLVELAEGRFEPRDVRLGSQGNDYVEVLEGLGEGEKIVVSANFLIDSESNLKAAFSSLVSKQSKPDANKEH; encoded by the coding sequence ATGAAAACCAGAACAATCATCGTGCTGCTGGTGCTCGTGAGCAGCATTGCACTTGGGGCTGGCTACTGGCTGGGCATGAAACAAACCGGCGCAGCCCCTGCCACTCCGGATGCCGTCAAAATTGAACGCAAAGTTCTCTATTATCGCAATCCCATGGGGCAACCCGACACCTCGCCCGTTCCCAGGCAGGACGAGATGGGCATGGACTACATCCCGGTCTATGCCGATGAAGCAAGTGGCAACCCGGACATGGCCGGACAGGTGACAATCAGCCCCGAAAAAATCCAGAAGCTCGGGGTACGCACCGAGGCCGCCGCCCTGCGCGAGCTGGCGCGCACGGTGCATGCCGTCGGCCGGGTCGAAGCTGACGAGCGCCTGACCTACACCATCTCGCCCAAATTCGAGGGCTGGATCGAGCGCCTGCACGTCAATACCACTGGCGCCCTGGTGGTGCGCGGCCAGCCTCTGCTCGAGGTATACAGCCCGGAACTGGTTTCCGCGCAGAAAGAATACGCCATTGCCCTCCAGGGCCAGCAATCCTTGCTTAACGCCAGCCCTGAAGCGAGGGCCGGCATGAAACAACTGGCCGATGCCAGCCTGGCGCGCATGAAAAACTGGGATATCTCGGCTGAGCAACTGAAAGCCATGAGCCAGAACCCGGAAACGCGACACACCCTTACCTACCGCTCCCCGGCCAGCGGCGTCGTCATGGAGAAGAAAGCCGTGCAAGGCATGCGTTTCATGCCGGGCGATGTCCTATACCAGATTGCCGACCTGTCCTCGGTCTGGGTTCTGGCAGATGTATTCGAGCAGGACATGGCCCTGGTCCGGCCAGGGCAGATGGCCAGGGTCAGATTCAACGCCTATCCCGGCAAGGGATTCGAGGCCAAGCTAACCTACGTCTACCCCACCCTGAATGCCCAGACACGCACCATTCCGGTCCGCCTGGAAATGGCCAACCCCGGCATGCAGCTCAAACCCGCCATGTACGCCGACATCGAACTGAGCGTGCCTGGCAGGGGCAAGGTGCTGACCATCCCCGCCTCCGCCGTCATCCACGGCGGCCAGCGCCAGAGCGTGCTGGTGGAACTGGCTGAAGGCCGCTTCGAACCGCGCGACGTCCGGCTCGGCAGTCAGGGCAATGATTATGTCGAAGTGCTGGAGGGACTGGGAGAAGGCGAAAAAATCGTGGTCTCCGCCAATTTCCTGATCGACTCGGAGAGCAATCTCAAGGCCGCTTTCAGCAGCCTGGTAAGCAAACAGTCCAAGCCTGACGCGAACAAGGAGCACTGA
- the pgeF gene encoding peptidoglycan editing factor PgeF, which yields MDFLIPGWPAPANVQARVTMRRGGVSAAPYASFNLGDHVGDDPAAVIANRAALRTCLPAEPLWLKQVHGRGIATTDPAIGVPEADGSVSRRPGRICAVLTADCLPILFCDRAGTVVAAAHAGWRGLADGVLEAAVGAMTVEPGEILAWLGPAIGQQAFEVGEEVRQIFMENDPAAALAFIPSCPGGAGKWLADIYLLARQRLLRAGVKQIFGGGYCTHTDAERFFSYRRDGVTGRMASLVWLDPQ from the coding sequence ATGGATTTTCTGATTCCCGGCTGGCCAGCACCTGCCAACGTTCAGGCAAGGGTGACGATGCGGCGCGGAGGCGTGAGCGCCGCACCTTATGCCAGCTTTAACCTGGGTGACCATGTCGGGGATGATCCCGCAGCAGTGATAGCCAATCGGGCGGCCTTGCGAACTTGTTTGCCCGCAGAGCCGCTGTGGCTGAAACAGGTGCATGGCCGTGGCATCGCCACCACGGATCCGGCCATTGGTGTTCCCGAAGCCGATGGCAGCGTCAGCCGCCGTCCGGGCCGCATTTGCGCTGTGCTGACAGCCGATTGCCTGCCCATTCTTTTTTGTGACCGGGCCGGTACGGTCGTCGCCGCAGCGCATGCCGGATGGCGTGGCCTGGCGGATGGCGTGCTGGAAGCGGCAGTGGGAGCCATGACTGTCGAGCCTGGCGAAATTCTGGCCTGGCTCGGCCCGGCCATCGGCCAACAGGCATTCGAGGTAGGTGAGGAAGTGCGCCAGATATTTATGGAAAATGACCCCGCAGCCGCGCTGGCCTTTATACCCAGCTGTCCCGGCGGTGCCGGGAAATGGCTGGCAGACATTTATCTACTGGCACGTCAGCGCCTGCTGCGGGCGGGAGTGAAGCAGATATTTGGCGGAGGATATTGCACCCATACCGACGCAGAGCGTTTTTTTTCCTACCGTCGCGATGGCGTGACCGGGCGCATGGCATCACTGGTTTGGCTTGACCCGCAATAG
- a CDS encoding efflux RND transporter permease subunit produces MLNRIIEWSARNIFLVLLATAAIIGGGIYAVLRTPLDALPDLSDVQVILYTEYPGQAPQVVEDQVTYPLTTAMLSVPKSRVVRGFSFFGASFVYVIFEDGTDIYWARSRVLEYLTSLSGRLPQGITPQLGPDATGVGWVYQYAVLGKNRTLAELRTLQDWYLRYQLSKAPGVAEVASIGGFVQQYQVIVDPRKLQAYGVHITQVSKAIRDSNRDVGGRVIEMAEAEFMVRGKGYLRGKNDIEMLVIKSERGIPVLLRDVARVELGPDERRGLSELNGEGEVVSGIVMARYGQNALEVIHNIKNKIAEVASGLPEGVKIETVYDRSDLIERAIANLKTTLLEESLIVALVCMVFLLHVRSALVAIVMLPVGVLIAFIAMRLLGMNSNIMSLGGIAIAIGAMVDAAIVMIENAHKHLERLEGNPNPSRPPLVRGGVVTPSLDKGRDGEGLGFAVRTQAIIAACKEVGPALFFSLLIITVSFLPVFTLEAQEGRLFAPLAWTKTFAMAGAALLSVTLVPVLMLLFIRGRILPEANNPVNRLLIWLYRPVIAWVMQWKKLTIALAIAALGISLYPAAKLGSEFMPTLNEGTLFYMPTGLPAMSVTKAAETLQTQNRIIKGFPEVASVYGKAGRANTATDPAPLEMFETIVNLKPESEWRPGMTIDKLIAELDAALQMPGISNSWTMPIKARIDMLSTGIRTPIGIKVFGKNLAEMEKLAKEIESVVKTVPGTTSAYAERLTGGLYLDIEPERSQLARYGLAVGDLQEIISSALGGETVTTTVEGRERFGVSVRYPRELRSTPQQIATQILVPVSAEMGGAPAMIPLGQLATVKIVNGAPSIRTENALLSAYIYVDIRERDIGSYVREAQQAVRDRVKFPPGYYATWSGQFEYMQRAQEKMKIVIPVTLAIIFTLLYLNFRRLTETLIVMLSVPFALVGGVWLMWALSYNISVAVAIGFIALAGVAAETGVVMLIYLDQALSRFKVQREAEGKPLSAADLYAAVMEGAVERVRPKMMTVVAIMAGLLPIMWSSGTGAEVMSRIAAPMVGGMISSTILTLIVIPALYALIKEWTLFGRKK; encoded by the coding sequence ATGCTCAATCGCATTATTGAGTGGTCGGCGCGCAATATCTTCCTGGTGCTGCTCGCCACTGCCGCCATCATCGGCGGCGGAATTTATGCGGTCCTCAGGACGCCGCTGGACGCCCTGCCGGATCTGTCCGACGTGCAGGTCATCCTCTACACCGAGTACCCCGGCCAGGCGCCGCAGGTGGTGGAGGACCAGGTCACTTACCCCCTCACCACGGCCATGCTCTCGGTGCCGAAATCCAGGGTGGTGCGCGGCTTTTCCTTCTTCGGCGCGTCCTTTGTCTACGTTATTTTCGAGGACGGCACCGACATCTACTGGGCGCGCTCGCGCGTGCTGGAATATCTCACCTCGCTTTCAGGGCGCCTGCCGCAAGGCATCACTCCCCAGCTCGGCCCGGATGCGACCGGCGTGGGCTGGGTGTACCAGTACGCCGTGCTGGGAAAAAACCGCACACTGGCAGAATTGCGCACGCTCCAGGACTGGTATTTGCGCTACCAGCTCAGCAAGGCGCCGGGCGTGGCGGAAGTGGCCAGCATCGGCGGCTTCGTCCAGCAGTACCAGGTGATCGTCGATCCGCGCAAATTGCAGGCCTATGGCGTGCACATCACCCAGGTCAGCAAGGCCATCCGCGACTCCAACCGCGATGTCGGCGGGCGCGTAATCGAAATGGCCGAGGCGGAATTCATGGTGCGCGGCAAGGGCTACCTGCGCGGCAAGAACGACATCGAAATGCTGGTCATCAAGAGCGAACGCGGCATCCCTGTCCTGCTGCGCGATGTGGCCCGGGTGGAACTGGGTCCGGACGAACGGCGCGGGCTGTCCGAACTCAACGGCGAGGGAGAAGTGGTGTCTGGAATCGTGATGGCGCGCTATGGACAGAATGCGCTGGAGGTCATCCACAACATCAAGAACAAGATCGCCGAAGTGGCCAGCGGCCTGCCGGAAGGCGTGAAGATCGAAACGGTGTATGACCGCTCCGACCTGATCGAACGCGCCATCGCCAATCTCAAGACCACGCTGCTGGAGGAAAGCCTCATTGTCGCCCTGGTGTGCATGGTGTTCCTGCTGCACGTGCGCAGCGCGCTGGTCGCCATCGTCATGCTGCCGGTCGGGGTGCTGATCGCCTTCATCGCCATGCGCCTGCTCGGCATGAACTCCAACATCATGAGTCTGGGCGGCATCGCCATCGCCATCGGCGCCATGGTGGACGCGGCCATCGTGATGATCGAGAACGCGCACAAGCATCTTGAGCGGCTGGAAGGCAACCCCAACCCCTCCCGGCCTCCCCTTGTCAGGGGAGGAGTGGTAACACCCTCCCTTGACAAGGGGAGGGATGGGGAGGGGTTGGGGTTTGCCGTACGCACCCAAGCCATCATCGCCGCCTGCAAGGAAGTCGGCCCGGCGCTGTTTTTCTCGCTCCTCATCATCACCGTCTCATTCCTGCCGGTCTTCACCCTGGAAGCGCAGGAAGGCCGCCTGTTCGCGCCGCTCGCCTGGACCAAGACCTTTGCCATGGCCGGCGCGGCTTTGCTGTCGGTGACCCTGGTGCCGGTGCTGATGCTGCTGTTCATCCGCGGCCGCATCCTGCCCGAAGCGAATAATCCGGTAAACCGCCTGCTGATCTGGCTGTATCGCCCCGTCATTGCCTGGGTGATGCAGTGGAAAAAGCTGACCATCGCTTTGGCCATTGCCGCGCTGGGTATCAGCCTGTATCCGGCTGCGAAGCTCGGCAGCGAGTTCATGCCCACGCTCAATGAAGGCACCCTGTTCTACATGCCGACCGGCCTGCCCGCCATGTCGGTCACCAAGGCCGCCGAAACCCTGCAAACCCAGAACAGGATCATCAAGGGCTTCCCCGAAGTCGCATCGGTCTATGGCAAAGCCGGGCGCGCCAACACCGCCACCGACCCTGCCCCGCTGGAAATGTTCGAAACCATCGTCAACCTCAAGCCTGAAAGCGAATGGCGGCCCGGCATGACCATCGACAAATTGATCGCGGAACTGGACGCGGCCCTGCAGATGCCCGGTATCTCCAATTCCTGGACCATGCCCATCAAAGCCCGCATCGACATGCTCTCGACCGGCATCCGCACCCCCATCGGGATCAAGGTGTTCGGCAAGAACCTGGCCGAGATGGAAAAGCTGGCCAAGGAAATCGAAAGCGTGGTCAAGACCGTGCCGGGCACCACCAGCGCCTACGCCGAACGCCTGACGGGCGGGCTGTATCTCGACATCGAGCCGGAGCGCAGCCAACTTGCCCGCTATGGGCTGGCGGTGGGCGATTTGCAGGAAATCATCTCCTCCGCCCTGGGCGGAGAGACGGTCACCACCACCGTCGAGGGCCGGGAACGCTTCGGCGTCAGCGTGCGCTACCCGCGCGAGCTGCGCAGTACGCCGCAGCAGATCGCGACGCAGATTCTGGTGCCGGTCAGCGCAGAAATGGGCGGCGCGCCCGCCATGATTCCCCTGGGCCAGCTCGCCACGGTGAAGATCGTGAACGGCGCCCCTTCCATCCGCACCGAGAACGCCCTGCTTTCCGCCTATATCTACGTCGATATCCGCGAGCGCGACATTGGCAGCTATGTACGCGAGGCGCAGCAGGCGGTGCGCGACAGGGTGAAATTCCCGCCCGGCTACTACGCGACCTGGAGCGGCCAGTTCGAATACATGCAGCGCGCCCAGGAAAAAATGAAAATCGTCATCCCGGTTACGCTGGCCATCATCTTTACCCTGCTCTACCTGAATTTCCGGCGCCTGACCGAAACCCTGATCGTGATGCTGTCCGTGCCTTTCGCGCTGGTCGGTGGCGTGTGGCTGATGTGGGCGCTGAGCTACAACATTTCCGTGGCGGTGGCGATCGGCTTCATCGCCCTGGCCGGGGTGGCAGCCGAGACCGGGGTGGTCATGCTGATCTATCTCGATCAGGCACTCAGCAGGTTCAAGGTTCAAAGAGAAGCCGAAGGCAAGCCGCTATCAGCAGCCGATCTCTATGCCGCGGTGATGGAAGGCGCGGTGGAACGGGTACGTCCCAAGATGATGACCGTGGTGGCCATCATGGCCGGCCTGCTGCCCATCATGTGGAGCAGCGGCACAGGCGCCGAGGTCATGAGCCGCATCGCCGCACCCATGGTGGGCGGCATGATCTCCTCGACAATTCTGACATTGATCGTCATTCCGGCCTTATATGCCCTGATCAAGGAATGGACACTTTTCGGAAGGAAAAAATGA